The following are from one region of the Prionailurus bengalensis isolate Pbe53 chromosome A2, Fcat_Pben_1.1_paternal_pri, whole genome shotgun sequence genome:
- the LOC122487570 gene encoding cellular nucleic acid-binding protein isoform X1, producing MSSNECFKCGRSGHWARECPTGGGRGRGMRSRGRGGFTSDRGFQFVSSSLPDICYRCGESGHLAKDCDLQEDEACYNCGRGGHIAKDCKEPKREREQCCYNCGKPGHLARDCDHADEQKCYSCGEFGHIQKDCTKVKCYRCGETGHVAINCSKTSEVNCYRCGESGHLARECTIEATA from the exons ATGAGCAGCAATGAGTGTTTCAAGTGTGGACGATCTGGTCATTGGGCCCGGGAATGCCCTACTGGTGGAGGCCGTGGTCGTGGAATGAGAAGCCGTGGCAGAGGTGGTTTTACCTCGGATAGAG GTTTCCagtttgtttcctcatctcttcCAGACATCTGTTATCGCTGTGGTGAGTCTGGTCATCTTGCCAAGGATTGTGATCTTCAAGAGGATG AAGCCTGCTATAACTGCGGTAGAGGTGGCCACATTGCCAAGGACTGCAAGGAGCccaagagagagcgagagcagtgCTGCTACAACTGTGGCAAACCAGGCCATCTGGCTCGTGACTGTGACCATGCTGATGAGCAGAAGTGCTATTCTTGTGGAGAATTTGGACACATTCAAAAAGACTGCACCAAAGTGAAGTGCTATAG gtGTGGTGAAACTGGTCATGTAGCCATCAATTGCAGCAAGACAAGTGAAGTCAACTGTTACCGCTGTGGCGAGTCAGGGCACCTTGCACGGGAATGCACGATTGAAGCCACagcttaa
- the LOC122487570 gene encoding cellular nucleic acid-binding protein isoform X3, which produces MSSNECFKCGRSGHWARECPTGGGRGRGMRSRGRGFQFVSSSLPDICYRCGESGHLAKDCDLQEDEACYNCGRGGHIAKDCKEPKREREQCCYNCGKPGHLARDCDHADEQKCYSCGEFGHIQKDCTKVKCYRCGETGHVAINCSKTSEVNCYRCGESGHLARECTIEATA; this is translated from the exons ATGAGCAGCAATGAGTGTTTCAAGTGTGGACGATCTGGTCATTGGGCCCGGGAATGCCCTACTGGTGGAGGCCGTGGTCGTGGAATGAGAAGCCGTGGCAGAG GTTTCCagtttgtttcctcatctcttcCAGACATCTGTTATCGCTGTGGTGAGTCTGGTCATCTTGCCAAGGATTGTGATCTTCAAGAGGATG AAGCCTGCTATAACTGCGGTAGAGGTGGCCACATTGCCAAGGACTGCAAGGAGCccaagagagagcgagagcagtgCTGCTACAACTGTGGCAAACCAGGCCATCTGGCTCGTGACTGTGACCATGCTGATGAGCAGAAGTGCTATTCTTGTGGAGAATTTGGACACATTCAAAAAGACTGCACCAAAGTGAAGTGCTATAG gtGTGGTGAAACTGGTCATGTAGCCATCAATTGCAGCAAGACAAGTGAAGTCAACTGTTACCGCTGTGGCGAGTCAGGGCACCTTGCACGGGAATGCACGATTGAAGCCACagcttaa
- the LOC122487570 gene encoding cellular nucleic acid-binding protein isoform X2, protein MSSNECFKCGRSGHWARECPTGGGRGRGMRSRGRGGFTSDRGFQFVSSSLPDICYRCGESGHLAKDCDLQEDACYNCGRGGHIAKDCKEPKREREQCCYNCGKPGHLARDCDHADEQKCYSCGEFGHIQKDCTKVKCYRCGETGHVAINCSKTSEVNCYRCGESGHLARECTIEATA, encoded by the exons ATGAGCAGCAATGAGTGTTTCAAGTGTGGACGATCTGGTCATTGGGCCCGGGAATGCCCTACTGGTGGAGGCCGTGGTCGTGGAATGAGAAGCCGTGGCAGAGGTGGTTTTACCTCGGATAGAG GTTTCCagtttgtttcctcatctcttcCAGACATCTGTTATCGCTGTGGTGAGTCTGGTCATCTTGCCAAGGATTGTGATCTTCAAGAGGATG CCTGCTATAACTGCGGTAGAGGTGGCCACATTGCCAAGGACTGCAAGGAGCccaagagagagcgagagcagtgCTGCTACAACTGTGGCAAACCAGGCCATCTGGCTCGTGACTGTGACCATGCTGATGAGCAGAAGTGCTATTCTTGTGGAGAATTTGGACACATTCAAAAAGACTGCACCAAAGTGAAGTGCTATAG gtGTGGTGAAACTGGTCATGTAGCCATCAATTGCAGCAAGACAAGTGAAGTCAACTGTTACCGCTGTGGCGAGTCAGGGCACCTTGCACGGGAATGCACGATTGAAGCCACagcttaa
- the LOC122487570 gene encoding cellular nucleic acid-binding protein isoform X4, whose protein sequence is MSSNECFKCGRSGHWARECPTGGGRGRGMRSRGRGFQFVSSSLPDICYRCGESGHLAKDCDLQEDACYNCGRGGHIAKDCKEPKREREQCCYNCGKPGHLARDCDHADEQKCYSCGEFGHIQKDCTKVKCYRCGETGHVAINCSKTSEVNCYRCGESGHLARECTIEATA, encoded by the exons ATGAGCAGCAATGAGTGTTTCAAGTGTGGACGATCTGGTCATTGGGCCCGGGAATGCCCTACTGGTGGAGGCCGTGGTCGTGGAATGAGAAGCCGTGGCAGAG GTTTCCagtttgtttcctcatctcttcCAGACATCTGTTATCGCTGTGGTGAGTCTGGTCATCTTGCCAAGGATTGTGATCTTCAAGAGGATG CCTGCTATAACTGCGGTAGAGGTGGCCACATTGCCAAGGACTGCAAGGAGCccaagagagagcgagagcagtgCTGCTACAACTGTGGCAAACCAGGCCATCTGGCTCGTGACTGTGACCATGCTGATGAGCAGAAGTGCTATTCTTGTGGAGAATTTGGACACATTCAAAAAGACTGCACCAAAGTGAAGTGCTATAG gtGTGGTGAAACTGGTCATGTAGCCATCAATTGCAGCAAGACAAGTGAAGTCAACTGTTACCGCTGTGGCGAGTCAGGGCACCTTGCACGGGAATGCACGATTGAAGCCACagcttaa